Proteins encoded within one genomic window of Papio anubis isolate 15944 chromosome X, Panubis1.0, whole genome shotgun sequence:
- the LOC101005611 gene encoding LOW QUALITY PROTEIN: group XIIA secretory phospholipase A2 (The sequence of the model RefSeq protein was modified relative to this genomic sequence to represent the inferred CDS: deleted 1 base in 1 codon), with translation MELAAASPGPAPLPSASRGLCGDAPPAAARGPVEPRAARMALLPRPALTLLFLLMAAVVRCQEEAQTTDWRATLKTIRNGVHKIDTYLNAALDLLGGEDGLCQYKCSDGSKPFPRYGYKPSPPNGCGSPLFGVHLNIGIPSLTKCCNQHDRCYETCGKSKNDCDEEFQYCLSKICRDVQKTLGLTQHVQACETTVELLFDSVIHLGCKPYLDSQRAACRCHYEEKTDL, from the exons ATGGAGCTGGCGGCTGCC AGCCCGGGGCCCGCGCCGCTGCCTAGCGCCTCCCGGGGGCTCTGTGGGGACGCGCCCCCCGCCGCAGCTCGGGGACCCGTAGAGCCCCGCGCTGCGCGGATGGCCCTGCTTCCGCGCCCCGCGCTCACCCTCCTGTTCCTCCTCATGGCCGCTGTTGTCAGGTGCCAGGAGGAGGCCCAGACCACCGACTGGAGGGCCACCCTGAAGACCATCCGGAACGGCGTTCATAAGATAGACACGTACCTGAACGCTGCCTTGGACCTCCTGGGAGGCGAGGACGGTCTCTGCCAGTATAAATGCAGTGACGGATCTAAGCCTTTCCCACGTTATGGTTATAAACCCTCCCCACCGAATGGATGTGGCTCTCCACTGTTTGGTGTTCATCTTAACATTGGTATCCCTTCCCTGACAAAGTGTTGCAACCAACACGACAGGTGCTATGAGACCTGTGGCAAAAGCAAGAATGACTGTGATGAGGAATTCCAATATTGCCTCTCCAAGATCTGCCGAGATGTACAGAAAACACTAGGACTCACTCAGCATGTTCAGGCATGTGAAACAACAGTGGAACTCTTGTTTGACAGTGTTATACATTTGGGTTGTAAACCATATCTGGACAGCCAACGAGCTGCATGCAGGTGTCATTATGAAGAAAAAACCGATCTTTAA